In Deinococcus aquiradiocola, the sequence CCGAAGATGGCGACGCTGGCGTTGCGGACGCTGTCGCCGCGTTCTTCGAGGACGCGGGCGGCGACGACGGCCGCGCCGTGCCCGCGCGCGTCCTTGCTGCCGTAGCTGCCGCCGAGCGGGATGGGTTTGCCGACGACGACGCCGCTGGAGGTGCTGCCTCTGTTCTCGTTGTAGGTGTCGAGCATCCAGGCCATGATCTGTTCGTCGGTGCCGATGTCGGGCGCGACGATGTCTTCACGCGGGCCGATCAGTTCGACGAGTTCGCTGGTGTAGCGGCGCGTGAGGCGCTGCAGTTCGGCGGCGCTGAGGGTGGTGGGGTCCACGTCGATGCCGCCCTTCGCGCCGCCGAGCGGGAGGTCCGCGACGGCGTGCTTGAGCGTCATGATGGCGGCGAGCACCTCGCACTCGTGGGTGTTCAGGCCGGGCTTGAAGCGCACGCCGCCCATGCTGGGGCCGAGCCCGATGCTGTGGACGCTGCGGTAGCCTTTGAAGACCTGCACGCGGCCGTCGTCCATGCGGACGGGGAGGCTGAGCGTGACGCTGCGTTTGGGGTATTTGAAGTACATCAGCGACTGTTCGCTGACGCCGGTGTGGGGGAGCGCCTGTTCGAGTTGTTCCATCAGGCCCTGCCAGTTGAGTCCAGAAGACCGCATCATGCCTCCATGAAACCACTCCCGTCATGAGCTTGGCCAGGACGGGGTCACACGGCACCCGGTGACGGTGTGCGTCCGGCTGTCTGGACTGTGATTTCGGCAAGAGTATACAGGATACATGAGGCGTTGCAAATGCCAGGACCGCCCGCGCCGCCTGAATGCAGGGTAGCGCAAGGCCACCCCTCACGGAGCGAACCGTGCGGCACGCCCGGCCGAAATACGGGCCGGAGGGGGCACGGATCCCTGCATCTCCCCCACCCGCCTGCCTGAAAACAGAAAAGGAAACCCCCCACATCCGATTTTCAATTGAAAACCGGAGTGGGGGGAGGACGAGGCAATCGTTACTTCACGCGCTGCGTTTCCAGCATCGCCAGCGATTCAAGCCGCTCGCGCGCCGGACTGGCGGGCAGCACCGACAGGGCCTGCACCGCCAGCCGCGAGCGCCGCGCGAT encodes:
- a CDS encoding Glu/Leu/Phe/Val family dehydrogenase, coding for MRSSGLNWQGLMEQLEQALPHTGVSEQSLMYFKYPKRSVTLSLPVRMDDGRVQVFKGYRSVHSIGLGPSMGGVRFKPGLNTHECEVLAAIMTLKHAVADLPLGGAKGGIDVDPTTLSAAELQRLTRRYTSELVELIGPREDIVAPDIGTDEQIMAWMLDTYNENRGSTSSGVVVGKPIPLGGSYGSKDARGHGAAVVAARVLEERGDSVRNASVAIFGYGDAGRRCAEGLQERGARIVAVSDSVGGAYDSGGLDLHALGEHRALTGSVDGHATALTPGDLLALDVDLLVLSSDFGSIHAGNASDVRAHYVLEAINRAVLPDAERTLKLQGSVVIPDLIASVGGVIANYLEWVQDASNFFWLESEIVAAVDARVLVAVNAVLHFARERRTDLRTAAYALALEKLHDASTMRGVYP